In Nostoc sp. CENA543, a single genomic region encodes these proteins:
- a CDS encoding formylglycine-generating enzyme family protein encodes MKQHRQSEVAITYGGRNAIATPKPKSAGRPPGKDMVWIPGGTFTMGSDDHYPEEAPARRVTVTGFWMDKYAVTNKQFQRFVKATKYVTVAERSPNPEDYPGALPELLVPASLVFEQPPYPVDLNSCNWWNYVPGANWRHPEGPGSSIKGRENYPVVHIAYEDAEAYAKWAGKALPTEAQWEFAARGGLESAVYVWGNEFSHNKLLANIWQGEFPWQNLKSHPPRPEPVGSYPPNNYGLYDMTGNVWEWTMDWYRSQPLPSKPKSCCIPVNPRGGTLEESFDPNFSDIRIPRKVLKGGSFLCAENYCFRYRPAARHAETIDTSTCHIGFRCVSSHESQEQD; translated from the coding sequence ATGAAACAGCATAGACAAAGTGAGGTAGCGATCACCTACGGTGGGCGGAACGCCATCGCCACGCCAAAGCCCAAATCTGCAGGCAGACCACCAGGCAAAGATATGGTTTGGATACCGGGTGGTACATTTACAATGGGGTCAGATGATCATTACCCAGAAGAAGCACCTGCTCGGCGCGTTACCGTCACTGGATTCTGGATGGATAAATATGCTGTGACAAATAAACAGTTTCAGCGATTCGTTAAGGCAACTAAATATGTGACCGTTGCTGAACGCTCACCAAATCCAGAGGATTATCCGGGAGCTTTACCAGAACTGCTAGTACCTGCCTCGTTAGTTTTTGAGCAACCACCTTATCCAGTTGATTTAAACTCCTGTAATTGGTGGAATTATGTTCCCGGCGCAAACTGGAGACATCCCGAAGGGCCTGGTAGTTCAATTAAAGGACGGGAAAACTACCCTGTTGTGCATATTGCTTACGAGGATGCTGAGGCATATGCAAAATGGGCAGGGAAAGCATTACCGACGGAAGCACAATGGGAATTTGCCGCCCGTGGTGGTTTAGAAAGTGCTGTTTATGTCTGGGGTAATGAGTTTTCTCACAACAAGTTATTAGCTAACATCTGGCAAGGGGAGTTTCCTTGGCAAAACCTCAAATCTCACCCACCCCGACCTGAACCCGTCGGCTCTTATCCTCCTAATAACTATGGTTTGTATGACATGACGGGTAATGTTTGGGAATGGACGATGGATTGGTATCGTTCACAACCTCTCCCATCCAAACCAAAATCTTGTTGTATCCCCGTCAACCCCAGAGGCGGGACTTTAGAAGAAAGTTTTGATCCAAACTTTTCAGACATCCGTATTCCCAGAAAAGTCTTGAAAGGTGGATCTTTTCTTTGTGCAGAAAATTATTGCTTTCGCTATCGTCCAGCCGCCCGCCATGCAGAAACAATAGACACTTCAACCTGCCATATTGGATTCCGTTGTGTATCATCCCATGAGAGCCAGGAACAGGATTAA
- a CDS encoding sulfatase has translation MTQYIRGGVNRRKFLGMTAAGTVMATASANLFSRATAQSSRPNVVFILVDDMGWGDLSIYGRTDYETPNLDRLARQGVRFTNAYANQTVCTPTRIAFLTGRYQARLPVGLREPLGARSQPASNNIGIPANQPTIASLLKANGYETALVGKWHAGYPPNFGPLQKGFDEYFGHLSGGIEYFTHTGTDRILDLYENDVPVQRSGYVTDLFTDRAVEFIQRPRSRPFYLSLHYNAPHWPWQGPNDQASTAFYLTNGYTAGGSQATYAAMVKSLDDGVGRVLDALEASGQADNTLVIFTSDNGGERFSNFGPFQARKGSLYEGGIRVPAIIRYPGVTQANQVSNQVIITFDLTATILAATGTSFHPNYPPDGQNLLPLLRGERSEFSRTLFWRFGAALATRQRAVRSGDWKYWRQGNQEALFNLATDPGETTDLKDSNAQVFTRLRNQFQHWELQMLPYGS, from the coding sequence ATGACACAGTACATACGTGGCGGTGTGAATCGTCGTAAGTTCTTAGGTATGACTGCTGCTGGTACTGTTATGGCCACAGCTAGTGCCAATTTATTCTCAAGAGCGACAGCCCAATCTAGTCGCCCAAACGTGGTGTTTATTTTAGTTGATGATATGGGTTGGGGCGACCTGAGCATCTATGGACGCACAGATTACGAGACTCCTAATTTAGACAGACTGGCACGGCAGGGAGTACGTTTCACTAATGCTTACGCGAATCAAACCGTTTGCACTCCTACACGAATAGCTTTCTTAACAGGACGATATCAAGCGCGATTACCCGTCGGCTTACGAGAACCTCTAGGCGCTCGCTCGCAACCAGCTAGTAATAACATAGGAATACCAGCCAATCAACCCACCATTGCCTCACTACTGAAAGCAAATGGTTATGAAACTGCGTTGGTTGGTAAGTGGCACGCTGGTTATCCTCCTAACTTTGGGCCTCTCCAAAAGGGCTTTGACGAGTATTTTGGACACTTAAGCGGTGGGATTGAATATTTCACACATACAGGTACAGATCGGATATTGGATCTCTATGAAAATGATGTACCTGTACAGCGTTCTGGGTATGTTACAGATTTGTTTACAGACAGAGCAGTTGAATTCATTCAACGTCCACGCTCTCGCCCATTTTATCTAAGTTTGCACTACAATGCGCCCCATTGGCCTTGGCAGGGGCCAAATGATCAAGCATCAACTGCTTTTTATCTTACTAACGGTTATACAGCAGGCGGTTCACAAGCAACCTATGCTGCAATGGTCAAGAGTTTAGATGACGGAGTAGGCAGGGTATTAGATGCACTGGAAGCAAGCGGACAGGCTGATAATACCTTAGTGATTTTTACCAGTGATAATGGTGGTGAACGATTCTCCAACTTTGGGCCATTCCAGGCTAGAAAGGGTAGTTTGTACGAAGGTGGTATACGAGTGCCTGCTATCATTCGCTATCCTGGTGTGACTCAAGCTAATCAAGTGAGCAATCAGGTGATTATCACTTTTGATTTAACTGCAACTATTCTTGCTGCCACTGGCACAAGTTTTCATCCCAACTATCCACCAGATGGTCAAAATTTACTTCCCTTACTACGTGGTGAGCGCAGTGAGTTTTCCCGCACCTTGTTTTGGCGTTTTGGGGCGGCGTTAGCAACAAGGCAAAGAGCTGTGCGAAGCGGTGATTGGAAGTATTGGAGACAAGGAAACCAAGAAGCTTTGTTTAACCTAGCAACTGATCCAGGCGAAACAACAGACCTTAAGGATAGTAATGCACAGGTATTTACACGACTACGCAACCAATTCCAACATTGGGAATTGCAAATGTTGCCTTATGGATCTTAA